The Streptomyces vinaceus genome contains the following window.
CAAGTTCCTTGAATTCTGCCGCTACTTGCGCTCGCTGCACCCGATGGACGTGCGCATCGCGATCGTCTGCGACAACTACTCACCGCACCTGACGACGAAACGCGGCCAGCGGGTCGCAACCTGGGCGGCGGTGAACGACGTGGAGATCGCCTACACCCCGACCAACAGCTCCTGGCTCAACCGGGTCGAGGCCCAGTTCACCGCCCTGCGGTACTTCGCTCTCGACGGCACCGACCACGCCAGCCACAAAGAGCAGGGATGCATGATCCGCCGCTACATCATCTGGCGGAACAAGCACGCCCAGGACGAGCGCCTCCGTGCTGTCGTCGACAGGATGAACGTTGCCTGACACGGCGCTAGGACCTGTCGTCAAAGTGTGATCGCCTCTCGGTCCCATTCTGACGGGGCACGGTCATGATGGGCTGATGAGTCGATACACAGAGGTCATCGTCCTGGCGCGACGGGCCGAAGAGGTCATGGAACCCCTCACTCGCCCCAGCGACAGCCGGGATTGGCACCAGTGCTTCACACCGGTGGATGACCATATGTTCGCCGGGCTGCGCACGCCGTCCGAAGAGTGTTACGCGTGGGTTGTTCAGTTCATCCGCCACAACTGGCGTGGGTTGCTGAGCCACCTGGAGTCTCTGGCATGGCCGGATCCGCACTCCGTTCAAGTCCTCGTTCGTGACGAGGAGGACGACTGCTTCGGCCTATGGATGATCTATGACGGCAAACTGGTCGAAGTGCCGCTGCCGCGCACCGAACGAGAGCCGTTCTCAGCGTCCGTTACCGGAGTCCTTTCTCGGACTGACCGTCGCGCCGGAGAGCCCCTGTAAGAAGTGACTTCAACGTGTCACGCCCACATCAGGAGCGAGGCGAGGGAGACGGCTGCTTGGTGGGACTCGGCGGTCTTGTCGTATCGGGTGGCTATCCCGCGCCATTGCTTCAAGCGGTTGAAGCACCGTTCCACGACCTTGCGGTGCTTGTAGACCTCCTTGTCGAAGGCCGGAGGTGGGCCGCCGAGGCTTCCTTTCCGGGCCCGGTTGCGCACCTGGTCGGCACGCTCAGGGATGGTGTGCCTGATGCCGCGGCGCCGCAGCCAGGTGCGGATCGCCTTGGAGCTATAGCCCCTGTCGCCGATGACGCGATCGGGTCTGCTCCGGGGCCGGCCCGGTCCGAGGCGGGGCACCTGGATGGCGTCCATCACCGCGGTGAACCGGGTGCAGTCGTTGGTGTTCCCGCCCGTCAGGACGAATGCGAGCGGGCGGCCGGTCGCGTCGCAGGCGAGGTGGACCTTGCTGGTCAGGCCGCCCCGGGACCGGCCGAGGGCCGGGTTTTGGTGCCCCCTTTTCGGGCCCCGGCGGCGTGCTGGTGGGCGCGGACGATGGTGGAATCGACCGACACCAGCCAGTCGATGTCACCCGCCGCGTCCGCGTTCGCCTGCGCGGCCCGCAGCATCCGGTCGAACGTGCCGTCCGCCGCCCAGCGCCGGAAGCGGGTGTGGAGGCTGGCCCACGGGCCGTACCGCTCGGGCACGTCCCGCCAGGGGACACCGGTGCGGAACTTCCATACGATCCCGTTGAGGACCATCCGGTCGTCCTGCCGGGGCCGCCCCAGCGCAGGCCGGGGCAGCAAGGGACGTATGAGCTCCCACTCGGCATCGGACAGTTCATGGCGGCATATCATCACTCCATGATCCACAACCCAAGATCACTTTGACGACAGGCTCTAGGACCGGTGGCGTGTGCCGCGCAGCAGCGCCGCGCGCGTGGCGGCGTGCAGGGCGGTGGCCAGGGCGATGGCCGCCATCGTCAGCAGCCAGTTGCGCAGGTAGTCCAGCGGTACCACCGTCGGGTTGGCGGCCCCGCCGGGGCGCAGCAGCGGCGGGAGGGCGATCGCGGTCACGGAGCCCGCGACGATCAGGGCGGCGCGCGGGACCCCCCGCAGGCGCGGCCCGAGGGCGGCGGTGAGCGCGGCGACCGCGATCACGAGGGGCGCGATCACCCCGTCGTGCACCACGACCGCGCCCGCGAGCCACAGCGCGATCCGCCAGGGCGAGGGCTGCTGGACGAGCAGGGCGCCGCCGAGGCCCATCAGGACCAGGCCGAGTCCGGCCACCGCGTACCGGTACACCATCACGCCACCTCCAGTCGGG
Protein-coding sequences here:
- a CDS encoding IS5 family transposase (programmed frameshift), yielding MICRHELSDAEWELIRPLLPRPALGRPRQDDRMVLNGIVWKFRTGVPWRDVPERYGPWASLHTRFRRWAADGTFDRMLRAAQANADAAGDIDWLVSVDSTIVRAHQHAAGARKGGHQNPALGRSRGGLTSKVHLACDATGRPLAFVLTGGNTNDCTRFTAVMDAIQVPRLGPGRPRSRPDRVIGDRGYSSKAIRTWLRRRGIRHTIPERADQVRNRARKGSLGGPPPAFDKEVYKHRKVVERCFNRLKQWRGIATRYDKTAESHQAAVSLASLLMWA